Below is a genomic region from Ferrovibrio sp. MS7.
CCAGATCGAACGATCCCTTCTCCATCAGGTCGAGCGCCTGGCCGACCTGGAACATCGCCGCCTTCACGGCGCCCGAGATCATGGCATTGGCACGGCCGGCGCCGCCGCCAACAACACGCCACTGCACCTTGGTGGGATCGGCGCCCTGGGAGCGCATCATCATCACCAGCAGGTAATAGGTGGAATCGACCAGCGAGATGACGCCGACTTCCTGGCCCTCGAGCTGCTTCAGGCTGGTGATACCCTTGGCCGCCACCGGCACCAGATAGGGCCGCGCGCCGGAGGCCAGACAGAAGACGCGGATATCCTGGTTCTGCAGCACAGCGGCCAGGCCGGAACCGAGCGTGGAAATGCCGACCTCGGCCTCGCCAACCAGAACCGCCTGGATGGCGCGCACCGCGCCAGGCACATAGGTGACGCTGGTCTGGTAGGCGCCTTCCTTGGGCAGGAAGACCTCGAAGGTGCGCACATCGGGCAGCGACAGGATATCCAGCGTGGTGCCATTGGCGACACGCACCTGCTTGGCCTGCGCCCAGGCTTTCGGAGTAAGCGACGGCACGACGCTGGAGAACGCGCCAAGCGCGCTGGCGGCAAGGAAAGAACGGCGGTTGATGATCATGGACCTCTCCTGTCTGCTATTCATTAAACTTGGGTGGAACTGGCAATGAAGCGGCCCTTGCCGGGCTCTCCGGTGACCTTACCGTTCTCCATCACGACGCGGCCGCCGGCGATGGTCATGGCAACGCGGGCGGAAACGTCGCGGCCGGTATAAGGCGACCATTTGACCTTGGTGTAGCATTCCTCGTCGGTGAGGCGGCCCGGACGCGCCATGTCGACAACGGCAATATCGGCATCGGCACCGACCCGCAGCGTGCCCTTGCGCGGATAAAGGCCAATCAGCTTCGCCGGCCCCGTCGCCAGCACCTGCACCAGGGCTTCAAGCGTCAGCACATTCTGGTTCACCATGCTGAGCAGCACGGATGTGACATGGTCGAGCTGCGGATTGCCGAACGGAATGCTCCAGGCATCCTTCCAGCCTGGCTCCAGTTCGGCGCGGGTATGCGGCGCGTGGTCGGTGGCCAGAACATCCACTAGGCCTTCGCGCACACAGCGCAGCAGCGTGGTACGCTGGGTCAGCGGCAGGCCGTAGGGCGTGCTGGCGGGGCCGAGGCGTGCCATGTCCTCCTCACCCAGCAGCATGTATTTCGGATTGATTTCCAGCGACACCGGCACGCCCTCGGCAGCCGCCTCGCGGATCATCTTGATGCTGCGCTCGGTGCGCACATGCAGGATA
It encodes:
- a CDS encoding ABC transporter substrate-binding protein encodes the protein MIINRRSFLAASALGAFSSVVPSLTPKAWAQAKQVRVANGTTLDILSLPDVRTFEVFLPKEGAYQTSVTYVPGAVRAIQAVLVGEAEVGISTLGSGLAAVLQNQDIRVFCLASGARPYLVPVAAKGITSLKQLEGQEVGVISLVDSTYYLLVMMMRSQGADPTKVQWRVVGGGAGRANAMISGAVKAAMFQVGQALDLMEKGSFDLVPAPFDGLKNTIFKAFWAKRDFLEKNPETADAIVRAHLLSTREALNKQQFMSYAPPPLAPMTPDVISRSYDILLKTGPWDPNDALLNKTAGDETVADMVRYGVISGPVDFDKWAVTGHVARAVAKLGTV